A single region of the Aeromicrobium chenweiae genome encodes:
- the prmC gene encoding peptide chain release factor N(5)-glutamine methyltransferase, whose product MSAVRTQAERLLEQATTELEAGGVSSPRHDAEVLLSHVTGVPRMMLIGSAKPNGLQVKSFSALVSARASRVPLQHLTGSAAFRYVDVEVGPGVFVPRPETELLAGWAIDHAKTLSSPVVVELCAGAGAISLSVVHEVPGAQVHAVELDEPAYEWAQRNLAGTGVDLRLGDMADAFPDLDGQVDVVVANPPYIPLDAWESVAPEARDHDPALALWSGDDGLDAMRVVDKVAWRLLKPGGVVGAEHADAQGESAPAVFAPRWADVRDHRDLADRPRFVTATKPRG is encoded by the coding sequence GTGAGCGCCGTACGCACACAGGCCGAGCGCCTGCTGGAGCAGGCGACGACCGAGCTGGAGGCCGGGGGAGTGTCGTCCCCGCGCCACGACGCCGAGGTGCTGCTGAGCCACGTCACCGGCGTCCCGCGCATGATGCTGATCGGCAGCGCGAAGCCGAACGGGTTGCAGGTGAAGAGCTTCTCGGCTCTCGTCTCCGCTCGTGCCTCGCGGGTGCCCCTGCAGCACCTCACCGGTTCTGCTGCGTTCCGGTACGTCGACGTGGAGGTCGGCCCCGGCGTGTTCGTGCCGCGCCCGGAGACCGAGCTGCTGGCCGGCTGGGCGATCGACCACGCCAAGACGCTGTCGTCCCCGGTCGTCGTCGAGCTGTGCGCCGGCGCGGGCGCGATCTCCCTGTCGGTCGTCCACGAGGTCCCCGGCGCGCAGGTGCACGCGGTGGAGCTGGACGAGCCGGCGTACGAGTGGGCGCAGCGCAACCTCGCCGGCACGGGGGTCGACCTGCGGCTGGGCGACATGGCGGATGCGTTCCCCGACCTCGACGGGCAGGTGGACGTCGTCGTCGCCAACCCGCCGTACATCCCGCTCGACGCGTGGGAGAGCGTGGCGCCCGAGGCGCGCGACCACGACCCGGCGCTCGCGCTGTGGTCCGGTGACGACGGTCTCGACGCGATGCGGGTCGTCGACAAGGTCGCCTGGCGCCTGCTGAAGCCGGGGGGAGTGGTCGGCGCCGAGCACGCGGACGCCCAGGGCGAGTCCGCCCCCGCGGTCTTCGCACCGCGCTGGGCGGACGTCCGTGACCACCGCGACCTCGCCGACCGTCCCCGCTTCGTCACCGCGACGAAGCCGCGCGGCTAG
- a CDS encoding VTT domain-containing protein: protein MGLDELGLIGSAIAVGLGAAVLPVFVNAEIYVVAIGATVNSRPFLAFLILVHVIATTIGKMFVFQLARRGTNKVRMVEPRPPRNAVAAQVRVSGRWVAGTRLFTWIKKVSDWLLTLLDRPYSGGLTAFMSSLIGVPPLAIVTILAGASKQPQWLFLTMVFTGRLIQFLAIAFIFHHVSWF, encoded by the coding sequence ATGGGCCTCGACGAGCTGGGACTGATCGGCTCTGCCATCGCCGTCGGACTCGGCGCAGCCGTCCTGCCCGTGTTCGTCAACGCCGAGATCTACGTCGTCGCGATCGGTGCGACCGTCAACAGCCGGCCGTTCCTGGCCTTCCTCATCCTGGTCCACGTGATCGCCACGACGATCGGCAAGATGTTCGTCTTCCAGCTGGCGCGCCGCGGCACCAACAAGGTCCGGATGGTCGAGCCCCGTCCGCCCCGCAACGCGGTCGCGGCCCAGGTGCGCGTGAGTGGTCGGTGGGTCGCGGGGACCCGCCTGTTCACCTGGATCAAGAAGGTCAGCGACTGGTTGCTGACGCTGCTCGACCGGCCCTACTCCGGCGGGCTGACGGCGTTCATGTCCTCGCTCATCGGCGTGCCGCCGCTGGCGATCGTGACGATCCTCGCCGGAGCGTCCAAGCAGCCGCAGTGGCTGTTCCTGACCATGGTGTTCACCGGCCGCCTCATCCAGTTCCTGGCGATCGCGTTCATCTTCCACCACGTCAGCTGGTTCTGA
- the atpB gene encoding F0F1 ATP synthase subunit A, with protein sequence MTTAASLTFATEGFIAPGPGNFELPPAFSILGFDVTKSMLLLVLSGILIIAITYVVSRPAAVVPGRLQFAGEAVYGFVRNGIARDSIGTHDFMKFVPYLFSLFLFVFVNNYYGVIPFLQFPTFSRISYVYGLAALTWVIYNAAGISRHGFFGYLRRQTVPGGVKGPILVLIIPLEFLSNIIVRPATLALRLFANLFAGHLLLILFSTGAAYLIFESDKIAYAPVGVLSFILGILVSFLELLVMFLQAYVFTLLTAMYIGGALADEH encoded by the coding sequence GTGACGACCGCAGCATCGCTGACTTTCGCAACAGAAGGCTTCATCGCCCCGGGTCCGGGCAACTTCGAGCTCCCGCCCGCCTTCAGCATCCTTGGCTTCGACGTCACCAAGTCGATGCTCCTGCTGGTCCTGTCCGGCATCCTGATCATCGCGATCACGTACGTCGTGTCCCGCCCGGCCGCGGTCGTCCCCGGTCGCCTCCAGTTCGCCGGCGAGGCCGTCTACGGCTTCGTCCGCAACGGCATCGCCCGTGACTCGATCGGCACGCACGACTTCATGAAGTTCGTGCCGTACCTGTTCTCGTTGTTCCTGTTCGTCTTCGTGAACAACTACTACGGCGTGATCCCGTTCCTGCAGTTCCCGACGTTCTCGCGCATCAGCTACGTCTACGGGCTCGCGGCGCTGACCTGGGTCATCTACAACGCAGCCGGCATCTCGCGCCACGGCTTCTTCGGCTACCTGCGTCGCCAGACGGTCCCCGGCGGCGTCAAGGGCCCGATCCTCGTCCTCATCATCCCGCTGGAGTTCCTCTCCAACATCATCGTGCGGCCCGCGACGCTGGCTCTTCGTCTCTTCGCCAACCTGTTCGCCGGCCACCTGCTGCTCATCTTGTTCTCGACCGGTGCGGCCTACCTCATCTTCGAGTCGGACAAGATCGCTTACGCGCCCGTGGGCGTCCTGTCGTTCATCCTGGGCATCCTCGTGAGCTTCCTCGAGCTGCTGGTGATGTTCCTGCAGGCGTACGTCTTCACGCTGCTCACCGCGATGTACATTGGCGGCGCGCTCGCCGACGAGCACTGA
- the atpA gene encoding F0F1 ATP synthase subunit alpha codes for MAELTIRPDEVRDALQKFVADYKPSAAATEEVGIVATAGDGIARVEGLPSAMANELLEFENGTLGLALNLDVREIGVVILGEFSGIEEGQTVRRTGEVLSVPVGDAYLGRVVDPLGAPIDGLGEIETTERRALELQAPNVMQRKSVHEPMMTGLKAIDSLTPIGRGQRQLIIGDRQTGKTAIAIDTIINQKAFWESGDPDKQVRCIYVAIGQKGSTIASVRGALEEAGALEYTTIVAAPASDSAGFKYLAPYTGSAIGQHWMYAGKHVLIVFDDLSKQAEAYRAVSLLLRRPPGREAYPGDVFYLHSRLLERCAKLSDELGAGSMTGLPIIETKANDVSAYIPTNVISITDGQIFLQSDLFNANQRPAVDVGISVSRVGGAAMQKSMKKVTGSLKVELAQYRAMEAFAMFASDLDAASKQQLARGQRIMELFKQGQYAPFPVENQVVSIWAASAGKLDPVPVEDVSRFETEFLDYLKRSHAGILDAIRETGKFEDDNQSALEQAYDSFVDQFETSEGRSIKPGHEEFEPLDDQDVDQEQIVKQKRG; via the coding sequence ATGGCGGAACTCACCATCCGTCCGGACGAGGTCCGCGACGCGCTGCAGAAGTTCGTAGCCGACTACAAGCCGAGCGCTGCAGCCACCGAAGAGGTCGGCATCGTCGCCACCGCGGGTGACGGCATCGCTCGTGTCGAGGGCCTGCCCTCGGCGATGGCCAACGAGCTCCTCGAGTTCGAGAACGGCACGCTTGGTCTCGCGCTCAACCTGGACGTCCGCGAGATCGGCGTCGTCATCCTCGGTGAGTTCTCCGGCATCGAGGAAGGCCAGACCGTCCGTCGCACGGGCGAGGTCCTCTCGGTCCCCGTGGGTGATGCCTACCTCGGCCGCGTCGTCGACCCGCTGGGTGCGCCGATCGACGGCCTGGGCGAGATCGAGACCACCGAGCGTCGTGCGCTCGAGCTGCAGGCGCCCAACGTCATGCAGCGCAAGAGCGTGCACGAGCCGATGATGACGGGCCTGAAGGCGATCGACTCGCTGACGCCCATCGGCCGTGGCCAGCGCCAGCTGATCATCGGTGACCGCCAGACCGGCAAGACCGCGATCGCGATCGACACGATCATCAACCAGAAGGCGTTCTGGGAGTCCGGCGACCCGGACAAGCAGGTCCGCTGCATCTACGTCGCGATCGGTCAGAAGGGCTCCACCATCGCCTCGGTGCGTGGCGCCCTCGAAGAGGCCGGCGCGCTTGAGTACACGACGATCGTCGCGGCCCCCGCGTCCGACTCGGCGGGCTTCAAGTACCTGGCTCCCTACACCGGCTCGGCCATCGGCCAGCACTGGATGTACGCCGGCAAGCACGTCCTCATCGTGTTCGACGACCTGTCCAAGCAGGCCGAGGCGTACCGCGCCGTGTCGCTGCTGCTTCGCCGCCCGCCGGGCCGCGAGGCCTACCCGGGCGACGTCTTCTACCTGCACTCGCGTCTGCTCGAGCGTTGCGCCAAGCTCAGCGACGAGCTGGGCGCGGGCTCGATGACCGGTCTGCCGATCATCGAGACCAAGGCCAACGACGTGTCGGCCTACATCCCGACGAACGTCATCTCGATCACCGACGGACAGATCTTCCTGCAGTCCGACCTGTTCAACGCCAACCAGCGCCCCGCTGTCGACGTCGGCATCTCGGTGTCGCGTGTCGGTGGCGCGGCGATGCAGAAGTCGATGAAGAAGGTCACCGGCTCGCTCAAGGTCGAGCTCGCGCAGTACCGCGCGATGGAGGCGTTCGCGATGTTCGCCTCTGACCTCGACGCCGCGTCCAAGCAGCAGCTCGCCCGTGGTCAGCGGATCATGGAGCTGTTCAAGCAGGGCCAGTACGCGCCGTTCCCCGTCGAGAACCAGGTCGTGTCGATCTGGGCCGCCTCGGCGGGCAAGCTCGACCCCGTCCCGGTCGAGGACGTCTCGCGTTTCGAGACCGAGTTCCTCGACTACCTGAAGCGCTCGCACGCCGGCATCCTGGACGCGATCCGGGAGACCGGAAAGTTCGAGGACGACAACCAGTCGGCCCTTGAGCAGGCGTACGACTCCTTCGTCGACCAGTTCGAGACCTCCGAGGGCCGTTCGATCAAGCCCGGCCACGAGGAGTTCGAGCCCCTGGACGACCAGGACGTCGATCAGGAGCAGATCGTCAAGCAGAAGCGAGGCTGA
- a CDS encoding DUF2550 domain-containing protein, whose product MPLWWWFVDALAFVVAALVLLVICLLVRRRLLARSGGTFEMSVNRSDAVPAKGWVLGLAVYGDTELAWYRTFSLSLRPRYRFTRGDVHIDGRRDPIGHEVYAVHAGHLIVGTKNASGVRQLAMSPNALTGLLSWLESSPPGQRVNNVL is encoded by the coding sequence GTGCCGCTCTGGTGGTGGTTTGTCGATGCCCTCGCGTTCGTCGTGGCGGCGCTGGTCCTGCTGGTGATCTGCCTGCTGGTCCGGCGCCGCCTGCTCGCGCGCTCCGGTGGCACGTTCGAGATGAGCGTGAACCGGAGCGACGCGGTGCCGGCGAAGGGCTGGGTGCTCGGTCTTGCCGTGTACGGCGACACCGAGCTCGCGTGGTACCGGACGTTCTCGCTGTCGCTGCGCCCGCGCTACCGCTTCACGCGGGGAGACGTGCACATCGACGGTCGGCGCGACCCGATCGGCCACGAGGTGTACGCGGTCCACGCCGGGCACCTGATCGTGGGCACCAAGAACGCGTCGGGCGTACGCCAGCTCGCGATGAGCCCGAACGCGCTCACGGGTCTGCTGTCCTGGCTCGAGTCGTCACCGCCCGGGCAACGGGTCAACAACGTCCTGTGA
- a CDS encoding F0F1 ATP synthase subunit gamma yields the protein MAASVRELRAKIRSTQATKKITRAMELIAASRIIKAQQRAASAAPYARELTRAVSAVATFSNVDHPLTTEAENPTRAAVLVISSDRGLAGAYSSAVLKEAERLVEKLRAEGKEVDLYLSGRKAEAYYNFRGRKFIESWVGFSDQPQYSDAREIGNTLVKSFATDESDEEAVDPERAVDELHVVYTRFKSMLVQQPEVIRLLPLEVISGTERPAAEDVLPLYEFEPSAHDVLNALLPKYIHSRIYYCLLQASASELAARQKAMKSATDNAQDLIEKYTRTANQARQAGITQEISEIVGGANALADATAGSE from the coding sequence ATGGCCGCATCGGTACGCGAACTACGCGCGAAGATCAGGTCGACCCAGGCGACCAAGAAGATCACGCGCGCCATGGAGCTCATCGCTGCCTCGCGCATCATCAAGGCGCAGCAGCGAGCGGCGTCGGCAGCGCCGTACGCCCGTGAGCTCACGCGCGCCGTCTCGGCCGTCGCCACCTTCTCGAACGTCGACCACCCGTTGACGACCGAGGCGGAGAACCCGACCAGGGCGGCGGTGCTCGTGATCTCGAGCGATCGAGGCTTGGCCGGCGCCTACTCGTCCGCAGTGCTCAAGGAGGCCGAGCGCCTCGTCGAGAAGCTGCGTGCCGAGGGCAAGGAGGTCGACCTCTACCTGAGCGGCCGCAAGGCGGAGGCGTACTACAACTTCCGTGGACGCAAGTTCATCGAGTCGTGGGTCGGTTTCTCCGACCAGCCGCAGTACTCCGACGCCCGCGAGATCGGCAACACGCTGGTCAAGAGCTTCGCGACCGACGAGTCCGACGAGGAGGCGGTCGACCCCGAGCGGGCCGTCGACGAGCTGCACGTGGTCTACACGCGGTTCAAGTCGATGCTCGTCCAGCAGCCCGAGGTCATCCGACTGCTTCCCCTCGAGGTCATCAGCGGCACCGAGCGTCCGGCGGCCGAAGATGTGCTCCCGCTGTACGAGTTCGAGCCGTCGGCGCACGACGTGCTCAACGCGTTGCTGCCGAAGTACATCCACAGCCGCATCTACTACTGCCTGCTGCAGGCCTCCGCATCGGAGCTCGCGGCACGGCAGAAGGCCATGAAGTCGGCGACGGACAACGCGCAGGACCTCATCGAGAAGTACACCCGAACAGCCAACCAGGCCCGCCAGGCCGGTATTACCCAGGAGATCAGCGAGATCGTGGGCGGCGCCAACGCGCTCGCCGATGCCACCGCTGGGAGTGAGTGA
- a CDS encoding L-threonylcarbamoyladenylate synthase has translation MKFDCSVDEEFDRGLRAAQAALEEGKLVVLPTDTVYGIAADAFSPRAVQNLLDAKGRGRDMPPPVLIGAPTTLDALATNVPAWLRSAVEALWPGPLTIICHQQASLTWDLGETHNTVAIRMPDDKRALALLKQTGPLAVSSANTTGQPAAQTIEQAQDMLGGRVAVYLDGGPTSSGVPSTILDATGATPRILRQGAVPLEALHRFNNTIEPAKDAEDTA, from the coding sequence GTGAAGTTCGACTGCAGCGTGGACGAGGAGTTCGACCGAGGGCTGCGTGCCGCCCAGGCCGCGCTCGAGGAGGGCAAGCTCGTCGTCCTCCCGACCGACACGGTCTACGGCATCGCGGCGGACGCGTTCTCCCCGCGCGCGGTCCAGAACCTGCTGGACGCCAAGGGCCGCGGCCGCGACATGCCGCCGCCGGTCCTGATCGGCGCGCCGACGACCCTGGACGCGCTCGCGACCAACGTCCCCGCCTGGCTGCGCTCGGCGGTCGAGGCGCTCTGGCCGGGTCCGCTGACGATCATCTGCCACCAGCAGGCGTCCCTCACCTGGGACCTCGGCGAGACCCACAACACCGTCGCGATCCGCATGCCCGACGACAAGCGTGCCCTTGCGCTGCTCAAGCAGACCGGACCGCTCGCCGTGAGCAGCGCAAACACCACCGGTCAGCCCGCCGCGCAGACGATCGAGCAGGCCCAGGACATGCTGGGCGGCCGGGTCGCGGTCTACCTCGACGGCGGACCCACCTCGTCCGGCGTGCCGTCCACGATCCTGGACGCCACCGGCGCGACGCCCCGCATCCTGCGGCAGGGCGCGGTCCCGCTCGAGGCCCTCCACCGCTTCAACAACACGATCGAGCCCGCCAAGGACGCCGAGGACACCGCGTGA
- a CDS encoding F0F1 ATP synthase subunit B, with the protein MFTTLLAASSEGEEHSPLAVEWSELVLGLVVFAIVVFAIWKYVVPNFEKAYAERTAAIEGGIEEAQAAQKEAKAALEEYTAQLAGARQEAAAIREEAKEQGVQIIAELRAQAQAEAERITTTAHAQVEAERAQVLAQLKGEVGSMATALAGRIVGEVLDDSAAQKRTVERFIAELEESAN; encoded by the coding sequence ATGTTTACGACACTGCTCGCAGCTTCTTCCGAGGGCGAAGAGCACAGCCCGCTCGCGGTCGAATGGAGCGAGCTTGTCCTCGGTCTGGTCGTCTTCGCGATCGTGGTCTTCGCGATCTGGAAGTACGTCGTCCCGAACTTCGAGAAGGCGTACGCCGAGCGCACCGCGGCCATCGAAGGTGGCATCGAGGAAGCTCAGGCTGCCCAGAAGGAAGCCAAGGCCGCTCTCGAGGAGTACACCGCCCAGCTCGCCGGAGCGCGTCAGGAAGCTGCCGCCATCCGCGAGGAGGCCAAGGAGCAGGGCGTGCAGATCATCGCCGAGCTGCGGGCCCAGGCCCAGGCCGAGGCCGAGCGCATCACCACGACCGCGCACGCGCAGGTCGAGGCCGAGCGTGCTCAGGTCCTGGCCCAGCTCAAGGGTGAGGTCGGATCCATGGCGACTGCGCTCGCGGGTCGGATCGTCGGAGAGGTGCTCGACGACTCCGCAGCCCAGAAGCGCACGGTTGAGCGCTTCATCGCCGAGCTCGAGGAGTCGGCGAACTGA
- the atpD gene encoding F0F1 ATP synthase subunit beta: protein MPTNTADQTTDTTTLATGRVARVTGPVIDVEFPSDAIPDMYNALKVDTTIDGVTETLTLEVALHIGDGLVRAISLRPTDGIVRGATVTNTGGPITVPVGDQTLGKVFNTTGDVMNLAEGEVWEVKERRGIHGKAPSFDQLEPKTEMFQTGIKVIDLLTPYVLGGKIGLFGGAGVGKTVLIQEMIARVAKDHDGVSVFAGVGERTREGNDLIVEMEESGVLDKVALVFGQMDEPPGARLRVALSALTMAEYFRDVQNQDVLLFIDNIFRFTQAGSEVSTLLGRMPSAVGYQPTLADEMGVLQERITSTRGHSITSLQAIYVPADDYTDPAPATTFAHLDATTELNREIASMGIYPAVDPLTSTSRILDPRYISADHYRTANRVKSILQRNKELQDIIAILGVDELSEEDKTLVSRARRIQRFLSQNTYVAKQFTGIEGSTVSIDETIDGFTKICDGEYDHVAEQAFFMCGGLEDVDKKWEEIQKSL from the coding sequence ATGCCTACCAACACCGCAGACCAGACGACGGACACCACGACGCTTGCCACCGGGCGGGTCGCGCGCGTGACCGGCCCGGTGATCGATGTCGAGTTCCCGAGCGACGCGATCCCCGACATGTACAACGCCCTCAAGGTCGACACGACGATCGACGGGGTGACCGAGACGCTGACCCTCGAGGTCGCGCTCCACATCGGTGACGGGCTGGTCCGTGCGATCAGCCTGCGCCCCACCGACGGCATCGTCCGCGGCGCGACGGTCACCAACACGGGCGGACCGATCACGGTCCCCGTGGGCGACCAGACGCTCGGCAAGGTCTTCAACACGACCGGTGACGTCATGAACCTCGCCGAGGGCGAGGTGTGGGAGGTCAAGGAGCGTCGCGGCATCCACGGCAAGGCGCCGTCGTTCGACCAGCTCGAGCCCAAGACCGAGATGTTCCAGACCGGCATCAAGGTCATCGACCTGCTGACGCCGTACGTGCTCGGCGGCAAGATCGGCCTCTTCGGTGGTGCAGGCGTCGGCAAGACCGTGCTGATCCAGGAGATGATCGCCCGCGTCGCCAAGGACCACGACGGTGTGTCGGTGTTCGCCGGCGTCGGTGAGCGCACCCGTGAGGGCAACGACCTCATCGTCGAGATGGAGGAGTCCGGCGTCCTCGACAAGGTCGCGCTCGTCTTCGGCCAGATGGACGAGCCGCCGGGAGCGCGTCTTCGCGTGGCCCTGTCGGCCCTGACGATGGCCGAGTACTTCCGTGACGTGCAGAACCAGGACGTGCTGCTCTTCATCGACAACATCTTCCGGTTCACCCAGGCCGGGTCCGAGGTCTCCACGCTGCTCGGCCGCATGCCGTCCGCGGTGGGCTACCAGCCGACGCTGGCTGACGAGATGGGCGTCCTGCAGGAGCGCATCACGTCGACGCGTGGTCACTCGATCACCTCGCTGCAGGCCATCTACGTGCCGGCGGACGACTACACCGACCCGGCTCCGGCCACGACGTTCGCGCACCTGGACGCCACGACCGAGCTCAACCGTGAGATCGCGTCGATGGGCATCTACCCGGCCGTCGACCCGCTGACGTCCACCTCGCGCATCCTGGACCCCCGCTACATCAGCGCGGACCACTACCGGACCGCGAACCGCGTCAAGAGCATCCTGCAGCGCAACAAGGAGCTCCAGGACATCATCGCGATCCTCGGTGTCGACGAGCTCAGCGAAGAGGACAAGACGCTCGTGTCCCGCGCGCGTCGCATCCAGCGCTTCCTGTCCCAGAACACCTACGTGGCCAAGCAGTTCACCGGCATCGAGGGCTCGACCGTCTCCATCGACGAGACGATCGACGGCTTCACCAAGATCTGTGACGGTGAGTACGACCACGTGGCTGAGCAGGCCTTCTTCATGTGCGGCGGTCTCGAAGACGTCGACAAGAAGTGGGAAGAAATCCAGAAGAGCCTCTGA
- a CDS encoding F0F1 ATP synthase subunit delta gives MRGISAKSLDEVLAVVGAVQGPTGDLGAELFEIVSTLDREPALRRVLTDPSTESGAKAGLAEQVFGQQVSADALKILRSAVSGRWASGRDLTDGLETAGVTALIAGADAAGELDAVETELFEVGRLVRSDAELRQVVSDRALPAAAKGELLSSLLGDKVTSTTKALAAQAVAARTGSFERVLTAFGQTAAARRNRLLAEVRVAAELSDDERNRLAAALGKKYGREVQLNIVVDPSIVGGIAVSIGDEIVDGSMSTRLEGARRRLAG, from the coding sequence ATGCGTGGCATCTCAGCGAAGTCCCTCGACGAGGTCCTGGCCGTGGTCGGTGCGGTCCAGGGCCCGACGGGTGACCTCGGAGCCGAGCTGTTCGAGATCGTCTCGACCTTGGACCGCGAGCCCGCGCTCCGGCGTGTTCTCACCGATCCGTCCACCGAGTCCGGCGCCAAGGCCGGCCTCGCCGAGCAGGTCTTCGGCCAGCAGGTCAGCGCTGACGCGCTGAAGATCCTGCGCTCGGCAGTCAGCGGCCGCTGGGCCTCGGGACGGGACCTCACCGACGGTCTGGAGACCGCCGGCGTGACCGCACTGATCGCCGGTGCGGACGCTGCGGGGGAGCTCGACGCAGTCGAGACCGAGCTGTTCGAGGTCGGCCGCCTGGTGCGGTCCGACGCCGAGCTGCGCCAGGTCGTCTCCGACCGGGCCCTCCCGGCCGCAGCCAAGGGCGAGCTGCTCAGCTCGCTGCTGGGTGACAAGGTCACCTCGACCACCAAGGCGCTCGCCGCGCAGGCCGTGGCAGCACGCACGGGCTCATTCGAGCGCGTGCTGACGGCGTTCGGCCAGACCGCCGCGGCGCGTCGCAACCGGCTCCTCGCCGAGGTGCGCGTCGCCGCCGAGCTCAGCGACGACGAACGCAACCGCCTGGCCGCCGCGCTGGGCAAGAAGTACGGCCGCGAGGTCCAGCTCAACATCGTGGTCGACCCGTCCATCGTCGGCGGCATCGCCGTCTCCATCGGGGACGAGATCGTCGATGGCTCCATGTCCACCCGTCTTGAAGGCGCCCGCCGGCGTCTTGCGGGCTGA
- a CDS encoding glycosyltransferase family 4 protein, whose amino-acid sequence MREYLVVFGIALGVTYLLASIARQAAYRFGAVARVRDRDVHAIPTPYFGGPAMLGGIVAAYLVATHLPFLSLADDGVFKDARAVVLGGVVICLVGIVDDLYELDALSKFAGQVLAGIIVVAQGVQFVYLPLYGNYIGLDQAQALIFTVLLIVGTANAVNFVDGLDGLAAGMVAIGAVAFFAYAFVLAVENGETRAIAAALLTAALAGACIGILPHNFFPARMFIGDSGSMLIGFVLACSSISLTGQFPATELSEGIGGAEASFLPALLPVILPFTILLVPFVDLALAVVRRTRAGRSPFSPDKMHIHHRLLEIGHSHRRAVLLMYAFAGLVAFGSVVISLFSGWQSIAGFGALAVLTIAAVFLLPKLEEKVWS is encoded by the coding sequence GTGAGGGAGTACCTCGTCGTCTTCGGCATCGCCCTGGGCGTCACCTACCTCCTGGCCTCGATCGCCCGCCAGGCCGCCTACCGCTTCGGCGCCGTCGCCCGCGTCCGTGACCGCGACGTGCACGCGATCCCGACGCCGTACTTCGGTGGCCCGGCCATGCTGGGCGGCATCGTCGCGGCCTACCTGGTCGCCACGCACCTGCCATTCCTCTCCCTGGCCGACGACGGCGTCTTCAAGGACGCCCGAGCCGTCGTGCTGGGCGGTGTCGTCATCTGTCTCGTGGGCATCGTCGACGACCTGTACGAGCTGGACGCCCTCAGCAAGTTCGCCGGACAGGTCCTCGCCGGCATCATCGTCGTCGCGCAGGGGGTGCAGTTCGTCTACCTCCCGCTGTACGGCAACTACATCGGGCTCGACCAGGCGCAGGCGCTGATCTTCACGGTGCTGCTGATCGTGGGGACGGCGAACGCGGTGAACTTCGTCGACGGGCTCGACGGCCTCGCCGCGGGCATGGTCGCGATCGGCGCGGTGGCGTTCTTCGCGTACGCGTTCGTCCTCGCGGTCGAGAACGGCGAGACCCGCGCGATCGCCGCCGCCCTGCTCACCGCGGCGCTGGCCGGCGCCTGCATCGGCATCCTGCCGCACAACTTCTTCCCCGCGCGCATGTTCATCGGCGACTCCGGATCGATGTTGATCGGCTTCGTCCTCGCGTGCTCGTCGATCAGCCTGACCGGTCAGTTCCCGGCCACGGAGCTGTCCGAGGGCATCGGGGGAGCGGAGGCGAGCTTCCTGCCGGCGCTGCTGCCCGTCATCCTGCCGTTCACGATCCTGCTCGTGCCGTTCGTCGACCTGGCCCTCGCCGTCGTGCGCCGCACGCGCGCGGGGCGGTCCCCGTTCAGCCCGGACAAGATGCACATCCACCACCGGCTGCTCGAGATCGGTCACTCGCACCGGCGCGCCGTGCTGCTCATGTACGCCTTCGCGGGCCTGGTCGCGTTCGGCAGCGTCGTCATCAGCCTGTTCAGCGGCTGGCAGTCCATCGCGGGCTTCGGCGCGCTCGCGGTCCTCACCATCGCTGCCGTGTTCCTGCTCCCCAAGCTCGAAGAGAAGGTCTGGTCATGA
- the atpE gene encoding ATP synthase F0 subunit C encodes MIGYGLAAVGPGIGIGLIFAAYINGVARQPEAQARLQAIAILGFALAEALAIIGIALAFVL; translated from the coding sequence ATGATCGGCTACGGCCTCGCTGCAGTCGGTCCTGGCATCGGCATCGGCCTGATCTTCGCCGCCTACATCAACGGCGTGGCGCGTCAGCCCGAGGCGCAGGCTCGCCTGCAGGCGATCGCCATCCTCGGCTTCGCCCTCGCGGAGGCGCTGGCCATCATCGGCATCGCCCTCGCCTTCGTTCTCTGA
- a CDS encoding F0F1 ATP synthase subunit epsilon — MAQTDSNKAIQIELVAADRVVWSGQASEVVARTVEGDLGVLAGHAPLLSVLVPGVVEIHPLEGDVVRAAVGEGFLSVADDHVSVLSEDAVLASEVDAAAVKAELEEATSAEDSAAVLRAEAKLRLIDKAS; from the coding sequence ATGGCGCAGACGGATTCGAACAAGGCCATCCAGATCGAGCTGGTGGCGGCCGACCGCGTCGTGTGGTCCGGTCAGGCCAGCGAGGTCGTCGCCCGCACGGTCGAGGGAGACCTCGGCGTGCTGGCCGGCCACGCGCCGCTGCTGTCGGTCCTGGTGCCCGGTGTCGTCGAGATCCACCCGCTCGAGGGTGACGTCGTCCGTGCGGCGGTGGGAGAGGGCTTCCTCTCGGTGGCCGACGACCACGTGTCGGTGCTGAGCGAGGACGCGGTCCTCGCCTCGGAGGTCGACGCCGCCGCGGTCAAGGCTGAGCTGGAAGAAGCGACCTCCGCGGAGGACAGCGCTGCTGTCCTGCGCGCAGAGGCCAAGCTCCGCCTCATCGACAAGGCGTCCTGA